The following nucleotide sequence is from Halogeometricum borinquense DSM 11551.
CGACGATGCCGAACGGAAGGTTCAGATACTGCCGACTCACGCCATCGGTTCCGATCAGTTCGTCCAGCAGACGGCCAGCGCTGGCGGTCAACGCCGCGAGCGCTAACCACGGAACGGCGTGATAGATGAACTGCATCGTCGAAATCAGCGTCGCACTCGTGCCGCTTCCGGTAAGTGGCGTCACGGAGAGCGCGCCGAGGAACGCGCCCACGAGAGTGAGTCCCGCGGCAACGACGTAAGTGACGATCGACACCTGTCCCGAGTACAATGCGTCCCGAATTCTCTCCGGAGACTCGGCCAACAGTTGGTCGATTGCGAGTCCCTTGTAGAGCAGTGCCGCACCGAGAACCGACCCGATGACGGCGAAGGCAAGTTGCGGTTCGAACCGCGTGAGGAGCAACGGCATCAACAAAAGCGTCGCACCGAGGGGGACGAGGATAGTCGAGCGGAGTTCCTCGTCCGCGAGGAACTGCTTGAGGAGGTAGTACGTCGATTCGATGTCGTGCGCTTGCCGGACGACGACTCTGTCCACCGAGTCAATGCGGAGTCGGCTCTCGATGACAGGGACGACGCGTTCGTCGCTCGCGCTATCGACAACGACGATTGCGGATTCTGGGTCGTACTCGTCGACGAGTGCATCGACCTGCGCGGCGAGCGACCGGTCCGCGCCGACGAGTGTGTCGTTCACGCCGGAGACAACAGCAACAATGGAATCTTCTTTTTCATCACGTAAATCGCGAGAGACACGAAGGGCCTCGAGTAAACAGTTCACGTTCGAGTCCTCCGGGTCAGCCAGCCCGACGTCGGTGACGAGAGAGCGAACGGCCTCCCATCCGACGACGGGCGTTGGAAGACCCGCCTTCCGTCCGATGTCGTTCGAACGGTCCACACAGAGGACGAGCGTACTCACAGGCGTGCGAACGTCTCACTGGGTTAAAGTATGCTCGGTACTGCGCTCGTAATCGAGAGAGTACCGTGGGGTTTCGGGAATCGCGCTTCCGACCCGGATCGGTTACAGTCTGAACCGAAACTCCGAGGCGTCAGCGTCGAACGCAGAGGCGACGCCCGCGCCGAGTGCGAAAGCAACGCGCTCTGCACCGCCACGGAGGCGCGAAACGAGGTTCTCACTCGGGGTGAACTCCCGAACCGACACCGATTCCACATCGAGACGCGCGGCGAGTCGGTCCAGCACGTCGTCTCGCGTACCGAGTTCGTCCACTAAGCCGAGTTCGTGTGCCCTCGACCCGAGATAGACGCGGGCTTCGGTGTCACGAATCGCGTCGGGATCCATCTCTCGGCCCTCGGCGACCCGTTCGACGAAGTCGTCGTAGTAGTCGTCAACGAGACCCTGCAAGTACTCGCGTTCGTCCGCAGACGGTTCTTTCAACGCGGTGCCTGCGTCCTTGTACTTCCCGGCCGCGAACCGTTCGTAGGAGACCCCGAGCCTGTCAGCGAGTTCGTGGACGTTCACCGACGAGCCGATGACGCCGATGCTCCCGACGATGCTTACATCGTGCGCCCAGATTTCGTCACATCCGCTTGCAATCCAGTAGCCGCCGCTGGCGCAGGTGTCGGTAGCGTACGCGATGGTCGGTCCGTCGAACTCGGCGACTGCCCGGCGGATGTCGTCGCTGGGAAGAACAGCCCCACCGGGTGTGTTCAGACGAACGAGAAGCCCATCGACAGCACCGTCGTCGGCCGCCGTCTGAATCTGTTCGACCACGTCGTCGCTCGATGCACCGCCGGGCCGGGTGGGGAGCCTCCCCGACCCTCCGTCGCGGGAAATCGGCCCTTCGACGGCGATTTCCGCCACGTCGTAGTCGGAATACCGCGACGAGGCGATGCGCCCACCGATGACGGTTCCGCCGAGGACAGTCGCCACAACGAGGAGGATACCCAGAAGGCTCGTCACATCCTCCGGGAGGATATAGAACAGAAACCACCCGACAACTCCGGCGAGAGCGGCGACGCTGACGACGATGGTGAAGCGTCCGAGACGATCCATGCGGTCGGTCACAGCGAATCACCAACGAACATCATGGCTGTCGCTGGGGCTTGATGCGTGATAAAATATCGCAAGTGGGCCACGGCTGGCAGCAGCTCGGAAAACAGAAAAAAGATAAAAAGATGCGCTCCGGCGCTTAGAGAAGCCCAGTCTTCTGGAGCTTCATCAGGTCCTCGGTGTCGAGGGTCTCGCCTT
It contains:
- a CDS encoding DUF373 family protein, coding for MSTLVLCVDRSNDIGRKAGLPTPVVGWEAVRSLVTDVGLADPEDSNVNCLLEALRVSRDLRDEKEDSIVAVVSGVNDTLVGADRSLAAQVDALVDEYDPESAIVVVDSASDERVVPVIESRLRIDSVDRVVVRQAHDIESTYYLLKQFLADEELRSTILVPLGATLLLMPLLLTRFEPQLAFAVIGSVLGAALLYKGLAIDQLLAESPERIRDALYSGQVSIVTYVVAAGLTLVGAFLGALSVTPLTGSGTSATLISTMQFIYHAVPWLALAALTASAGRLLDELIGTDGVSRQYLNLPFGIVALGLVVRGFAGWFLQREGILSDAVLFSWALSARQRLALFIVGGIVVSVIGVRIAATMSENETLEEAVEQ
- the sppA gene encoding signal peptide peptidase SppA — encoded protein: MTDRMDRLGRFTIVVSVAALAGVVGWFLFYILPEDVTSLLGILLVVATVLGGTVIGGRIASSRYSDYDVAEIAVEGPISRDGGSGRLPTRPGGASSDDVVEQIQTAADDGAVDGLLVRLNTPGGAVLPSDDIRRAVAEFDGPTIAYATDTCASGGYWIASGCDEIWAHDVSIVGSIGVIGSSVNVHELADRLGVSYERFAAGKYKDAGTALKEPSADEREYLQGLVDDYYDDFVERVAEGREMDPDAIRDTEARVYLGSRAHELGLVDELGTRDDVLDRLAARLDVESVSVREFTPSENLVSRLRGGAERVAFALGAGVASAFDADASEFRFRL